The following proteins come from a genomic window of Gossypium raimondii isolate GPD5lz chromosome 5, ASM2569854v1, whole genome shotgun sequence:
- the LOC105768736 gene encoding uncharacterized protein LOC105768736, with protein MASLNPGILLKLLQSMNSPTRVTGDHRSALLQVIGIVPALAGSDLWPNHGFYVQLSDSLNSTYVSLSERDTDLILSNRLQLGQFVYVDRFHFDSPVPRVSGIRPIAGRHPFVGSPDPLIARISTSKREFVIQPVSESEYSVDPIAVYLSNKKLDQQQISTENKDTKTEKSRARQPLAPRDNVKVNENSEHESKVPEKPPQRFSSPATAKRSGSVVKKINAAVVERDPSPAGKGKRSASPVPSKCVVPSLVAAKEDNRKVAREPAIIVPSRYRQPSPNGRKQASPGARRASLSPGRRLSGVLKVSPAVGDSKKKMATIVAGISKVSEALVGSAKSSRKGWDDQLEKDSGEHKEKASVKSKPDLQAILRTQAAISRRLSDVHSQKSNDENSSSNEKTKASSPEDGSAPEKATSANGAAGVTIHEKKWTDGSVAWDTISADLAKLGKEAMQRRILASKAAAEALEEAIATESVVRNLSMFSELSSKSKAGNPLPTIDKFLSIYNDVVKYTGIADTVATRHNSNTDNASKSSSLWVEVALATDLEIVSLLTPQNNESPSALQKSLSKTQLKTSSLPQLEPTATIWTSGQGMKETVQFALNLKSEMEIWFLRFIEESLDAGFRMLGECAASSGGSKALPLDCGSIAGVLSQLKRVNDWLDQAVSNGDEPLIDKVEKLKRKIYGFVIQHVGSTFDNCSNISSS; from the exons atggcttcaCTTAACCCAGGAATCCTCCTAAAGCTTCTCCAATCCATGAATTCGCCGACGCGCGTCACCGGTGACCACCGCTCGGCTCTCCTCCAAGTAATTGGTATTGTCCCTGCTCTCGCTGGCTCCGACCTATGGCCCAACCATGGCTTCTACGTTCAACTCTCCGATTCCCTCAACTCCACCTACGTCTCTCTCTCTGAGCGCGACACGGATTTGATCCTCTCAAACCGGCTCCAGCTAGGTCAGTTCGTTTACGTTGACCGCTTCCATTTTGACTCTCCCGTGCCACGTGTCTCCGGCATCCGTCCCATTGCAGGTCGCCACCCTTTCGTTGGTTCTCCTGACCCTCTCATTGCCCGCATTTCGACTTCCAAAAGGGAATTCGTTATACAACCCGTTTCCGAATCCGAATACTCCGTGGATCCGATTGCGGTTTACTTGTCTAATAAGAAGTTGGATCAACAGCAGATTTCAACCGAGAATAAGGATACGAAAACTGAGAAGTCCAGAGCAAGGCAGCCTCTCGCTCCGAGAGATAATGTGAAAGTTAATGAAAATTCGGAACACGAATCCAAGGTTCCAGAAAAGCCTCCGCAAAGATTTTCGTCACCGGCCACCGCCAAACGTTCTGGTTCAGTTGTTAAGAAGATCAATGCGGCGGTTGTGGAAAGAGATCCATCTCCGGCGGGGAAGGGGAAGAGATCTGCATCTCCGGTACCGTCAAAATGCGTGGTACCGAGCTTGGTTGCAGCTAAGGAAGATAATAGGAAAGTGGCGAGAGAGCCAGCTATTATAGTACCGTCGAGGTATAGGCAACCTTCGCCTAACGGAAGGAAGCAAGCATCACCAGGTGCTCGTAGAGCATCGCTTTCTCCAGGGAGGAGGTTGTCTGGGGTATTGAAGGTCTCGCCGGCTGTTGGGGATTCGAAGAAGAAGATGGCAACGATTGTTGCTGGGATTTCGAAGGTGTCCGAAGCTCTGGTGGGATCGGCAAAGAGTAGTAGGAAAGGCTGGGATGACCAGCTGGAGAAAGATTCAGGGGAACACAAGGAGAAAGCTTCTGTCAAGTCCAAGCCGGATCTGCAAGCAATCTTGCGGACTCag GCGGCCATTTCAAGACGTTTAAGTGATGTACATAGTCAGAAATCCAAtgatgaaaattcttctagCAATGAGAAAACGAAAGCTAGCTCACCTGAAGATGGTTCGGCCCCAGAGAAAGCAACATCTGCGAATGGGGCGGCAGGAGtcaccattcatgaaaagaaatGGACTGATGGCAGTGTTGCATGGGATACCATTTCTGCTGaccttgcaaagcttggaaag GAGGCTATGCAGAGGAGAATTCTTGCCTCCAAAGCTGCAGCAGAGGCATTGGAAGAGGCCATTGCTACAGAGTCAGTTGTCAGGAATTTAAG CATGTTTTCTGAACTCTCCTCTAAATCAAAGGCTGGGAATCCGTTGCCTACAATCGACAAATTTTTATCGATTTATAATGATGTTGTGAAGTATACTGGGATTGCTGATACTGTTGCAACTAGACACAATTCTAACACAGACAATGCCTCCAAATCTTCTTCTCTATGGGTTGAAGTTGCATTGGCTACTGATCTTGAGATAGTCTCCCTTCTAACCCCACAAAACAATGAATCTCCATCAGCTCTGCAGAAAAGTTTGTCCAAAACCCAACTCAAAACTAGTTCATTGCCACAGCTGGAACCTACTGCTACAATATGGACCAGTGGTCAAGGAATGAAAGAGACGGTGCAATTTGCATTGAACTTGAAATCCGAGATGGAAATTTGGTTTCTTCGCTTCATCGAGGAATCATTGGATGCTGGTTTCCGGATGCTCGGTGAGTGTGCAGCATCTAGTGGTGGTAGTAAAGCATTACCATTGGACTGTGGCTCCATTGCAGGCGTTTTATCACAGTTAAAGCGGGTCAATGATTGGTTAGACCAGGCAGTTTCAAACGGGGATGAACCGTTGATAGACAAAGTTGAGAAGTTGAAGAGGAAAATCTATGGGTTTGTCATTCAACATGTTGGAAGCACTTTTGATAATTGCTCCAATATTTCTTCATCTTGA
- the LOC105769084 gene encoding VIN3-like protein 1 isoform X1 — MDLEDKYLAKVSGIQSLSSSVQSTPEKHGHSDDASRSPELLQEFLKSGPRKELLRTCFHKEKKSSASSKSKMSEVVKSGNKIIKKPDLRKVSSTANSQSSARKQNRKGENPIRVLPATEQSSDHGFSSSWICKNSACRAILSIDDTFCKRCSCCICHLFDDNKDPSLWLVCSSESGEGDYCGLSCHIECALQREKVGVVDLGQLMQLDGSYCCASCGKVSGILGSWKKQLMIAREARRLDVLCYRIYLSYRLLDKTSRFTELHEFVKDAKAKLETEVGPVNGVSAKMARGIVSRLSVAGDIQKLCSLAIEKANEWLVTMSNTNPKCQDSRPAACRFLFEEVTSSSVVIILIELSTASSDDIKGYKLWYFKSRDETHTKEPSSIFPRTQRRILISNLQPCTEYTFRIVSYTEAGDLGHSEAKCFTKSVEIIHKNPTSAAVMCQKNVNHLTEGSSKELTAVGSSGFKVRDLGKILRLALAQEQGCFEGFCSADIEKCCGAIKNIKPETREEDHMPSVSRGLDLNVVSVPDLNEELTPPFESSRDEDNGCTLELAVEADDDAASLEIEKNRLARSHGSGDSQTWTNGATGEVPAVDSHTELCRKRAANSNEETHDCDSTLINGSPFRITNDSGSLDENFEYCVKVIRSLECEGHINQEFRLKLLTWFSLRSTEQERRVVNTFIQTLIDDPSSLAGQLVDSFSDIISSKRPRNGFCSKLWH; from the exons TTTCTGGCATACAAAGTCTTTCTTCCAGTGTGCAAAGTACTCCAGAGAAACATGGCCATTCAGATGATGCTTCGAGAAGTCCAGAACTCCTGCAAGAATTCCTGAAGTCTGGTCCAAGAAAGGAGCTTCTTCGAACCTGTTTTCATAAAGAGAAGAAAAGTTCAGCTTCTTCAAAGAGCAAAATGTCTGAAGTTGTAAAGTCGGGTAACAAGATCATCAAAAAGCCTGACTTGAGAAAGGTTTCATCCACTGCCAACAGTCAGTCTTCTGCTAGGAAGCAAAACAGAAAGGGGGAGAACCCAATAAGGGTGCTCCCAGCTACTGAGCAGTCTTCAGACCATGGATTTTCTAGCTCATGGATATGTAAAAATTCTGCTTGCAGAGCTATTCTTTCCATAGATGACACATTTTGTAAGAGATGCTCCTGTTGTATCTGTCACTTATTTGATGACAACAAGGACCCAAGTCTTTGGTTGGTATGTTCCTCTGAATCTGGTGAGGGAGATTATTGTGGGTTGTCATGCCATATTGAATGTGCTCTTCAACGTGAGAAGGTGGGGGTTGTTGATCTTGGACAATTGATGCAACTAGATGGTAGCTATTGTTGTGCTTCTTGTGGTAAAGTTTCAGGTATACTCGG ATCTTGGAAGAAGCAGCTAATGATAGCTAGGGAAGCTCGCCGCCTGGATGTACTTTGTTATAGGATATACTTGAGTTACAGGCTCCTAGATAAGACTTCTCGCTTTACAGAACTGCATGAGTTTGTGAAAGATGCAAAGGCCAAACTAGAAACAGAAGTGGGCCCTGTAAATGGAGTTTCTGCTAAAATGGCTCGGGGAATAGTAAGCCGGCTTTCTGTTGCCGGTGACATACAGAAACTATGCTCACTTGCAATTGAAAAAGCAAATGAATGGCTGGTGACCATGTCTAATACTAACCCAAAGTGCCAAG ATTCACGTCCTGCTGCTTGCAGGTTTCTATTTGAAGAAGTGACATCGTCATCTGTTGTAATTATTCTAATTGAGCTGTCTACTGCATCATCTGATGATATTAAGGGCTATAAGCTCTGGTATTTCAAGAGTAGAGATGAGACACATACAAAAGAACCTAGTTCCATCTTTCCAAGAACTCAGAGAAGGATTTTGATATCTAATTTGCAGCCCTGTACTGAGTACACATTTCGAATTGTTTCTTACACTGAGGCGGGTGATTTGGGCCATTCTGAGGCTAAATGTTTCACCAAGAGTGTAGAGATAATTCACAAGAATCCTACTTCAGCAGCTGTGATGTGTCAGAAGAATGTGAATCACCTTACTGAAGGAAGTTCGAAGGAGCTCACAGCAGTTGGTTCTTCTGGATTTAAAGTTCGAGACCTTGGGAAAATCCTGCGTCTTGCTTTAGCTCAAGAGCAAGGCTGCTTTGAAGGATTTTGCAGTGCTGATATAGAAAAATGCTGTGgagcaataaaaaatattaagccTGAAACTCGAGAAGAGGATCATATGCCATCTGTTTCACGTGGACTTGACTTAAATGTTGTCTCAGTACCTGATCTAAATGAAGAACTAACTCCTCCATTTGAATCCTCGAGGGATGAAGATAATGGTTGCACTTTAGAGCTGGCTGTGGAGGCGGATGACGATGCTGCTTCGCTTGAAATAGAGAAGAACAGGCTAGCAAGATCACATGGTAGTGGAGATTCCCAGACCTGGACTAATGGGGCGACAGGGGAAGTGCCTGCTGTGGATTCTCATACCGAGTTGTGCAGGAAAAGAGCAGCAAACTCAAATGAAGAGACACATGACTGTGATAGTACTCTTATAAATGGCTCGCCATTCCGAATCACCAATGATTCAGGTTCCTTGGATGAGAATTTCGAGTACTGTGTTAAGGTAATCAGATCACTAGAATGCGAGGGTCATATCAACCAGGAATTCAGACTGAAATTACTAACATGGTTTAGCTTGAGGTCAACAGAGCAAGAACGCAGGGTGGTCAACACATTCATTCAAACACTGATCGATGATCCAAGTAGCTTGGCAGGGCAGTTAGTTGACTCATTTTCAGATATCATATCTAGCAAGAGGCCTCGAAATGGATTTTGTAGTAAGCTATGGCACTAA
- the LOC105768738 gene encoding small polypeptide DEVIL 10 produces MSNATCFFSSTKSNPCLRSQKPRQPSFGNRCLLMAKQQKTRFYILGRCVSMLLCWHDHSISD; encoded by the coding sequence ATGTCTAATGCTACTTGCTTTTTTTCAAGCACCAAATCCAATCCTTGTCTCAGGTCTCAAAAACCTCGGCAGCCTAGTTTCGGGAATCGTTGTTTGTTGATGGCAAAGCAACAGAAAACAAGGTTTTACATCCTGGGACGTTGTGTCTCCATGCTTTTGTGTTGGCACGATCATTCTATTTCGGATTGA
- the LOC105770583 gene encoding fe-S cluster assembly factor HCF101, chloroplastic, translating into MQLLHAPSWPHLSFQTSDRNSKGGLLSLEKCLQSSTANCSFQPQKLERSIWVSHKRNFFSFCATKATSVEAGSSAASSGTAEGDVLKALSQIIDPDFGTDIVTCGFVKDLLIDEASGEVSFRLELTTPACPIKDMFEQQANEVVARLPWVKKVTVTMSAQPAKPIFAGDLPAGLQRISNIVAVSSCKGGVGKSTVAVNLAYTLAGMGARVGVFDADVYGPSLPTMVSPENRLLEMNPEKRTIIPTDYLGVKLVSFGFAGQGRAIMRGPMVSGVIDQLLTTSEWGELDYLVIDMPPGTGDIQLTLCQVVPLTAAVIVTTPQKLAFIDVAKGVRMFSKLKVPCVAVVENMSHFDADGKRYYPFGRGSGSQVVQQFGIPHLFDLPIRPTLSASGDSGTPEVVADPQGEVAQTFQNLGVCVVQQCAKIRQQVSTAVTYDKSIKAIRVKVPDSEEEFLLHPATVRRNDRSAQSVDEWTGEQKLQYGDIPEDIEPEEIRPMGNYAVSITWPDGFSQIAPYDQLQMIERLVDVPQPTAVQS; encoded by the exons ATGCAACTTCTCCACGCTCCATCTTGGCCACATCTCTCCTTTCAAACTTCAGACCGAAATTCAAAAGGAG GATTGCTTTCACTTGAGAAATGTCTTCAATCATCAACTGCCAATTGTTCCTTTCAGCCTCAAAAGCTGGAAAGGTCGATATGGGTATCGCATAAAAGAAACTTTTTTAGCTTCTGTGCAACAAAAGCTACCTCAGTTGAAG CTGGTTCTTCAGCAGCATCAAGTGGAACAGCTGAAGGTGATGTATTAAAAGCCTTGTCTCAAATCATTGATCCAGACTTTGGAACAGATATTGTCACCTGTGGTTTTGTGAAAGATCTGCTCATTGATGAAGCTTCTGGAGAG gTTTCCTTCCGTTTGGAGCTTACAACACCAGCATGTCCAATCAAGGACATG TTTGAGCAGCAAGCAAATGAAGTGGTGGCTAGGCTTCCATGGGTGAAGAAGGTCACTGTGACCATGTCAGCACAACCAGCCAAACCTATTTTTGCCGGAGATCTTCCAGCAGGTTTGCAGAGAATTTCAAATATTGTAGCGGTTTCAAGTTGCAAG GGAGGTGTAGGAAAATCAACGGTTGCTGTAAATCTTGCGTATACTTTGGCTGGAATGGGAGCCAGAGTAGGTGTTTTTGACGCTGATGTTTATGGACCAAGTTTACCAACAATGGTCTCCCCTGAAAACCGATTGCTAGAGATG AACCCAGAAAAGAGAACGATCATCCCAACAGATTATTTAGGAGTCAAGTTGGTATCCTTTGGATTTGCTGGACAAGGTCGTGCAATAATGCGAGGTCCAATGGTTTCAGGGGTCATCGATCAACTTCTGACAACTTCAGAGTG GGGAGAGCTTGATTATCTTGTTATTGACATGCCTCCGGGAACTGGTGATATCCAGCTTACTCTATGCCAG GTAGTGCCATTGACAGCGGCTGTTATTGTTACCACCCCTCAAAAGCTAGCATTTATTGATGTTGCCAAAGGAGTTCGCATGTTTTCCAAACTTAAG GTACCATGTGTTGCTGTGGTTGAAAATATGAGTCACTTTGATGCAGATGGCAAACGCTACTACCCGTTTGGTCGAGGTTCAGGCTCTCAG GTTGTCCAGCAGTTTGGGATCCCTCATCTGTTTGATCTTCCCATTAGACCAACT CTTTCTGCTTCTGGTGATAGTGGAACACCTGAAGTGGTGGCTGATCCTCAAGGTGAAGTTGCCCAGACGTTTCAGAACCTTGGAGTATGTGTTGTGCAACAGTGTGCCAAGATTCGCCAGCAAG TATCAACAGCAGTTACATATGACAAATCCATCAAGGCCATAAGAGTTAAGGTACCGGATTCAGAGGAAGAATTCCTTCTGCATCCTGCAACAGTAAGACGGAATGACCGCTCTGCCCAAAGTGTG GATGAGTGGACCGGGGAGCAAAAGCTGCAGTACGGTGACATTCCAGAAGATATTGAACCTGAAGAAATTCGACCTATGGGAAACTATGCTGTGTCAATTACGTGGCCAGATGGATTTAGCCAG ATCGCTCCCTATGATCAGCTCCAGATGATAGAGCGTTTAGTGGATGTTCCTCAACCGACAGCCGTCCAATCATGA
- the LOC105768737 gene encoding strigolactone esterase D14 yields MSMLQTSLKAAMNARVIGSGSETMILAHGFGGDQSLWDKILPYLTKHYHVLLFDWLCSGTVKDPNLYDPLKYASFDAFADDLIALMDELHLTSSVFVGHSMSGMIGCIASIKRPQLFSRLIFVGSSPRYITTDDYEGGFDGAAIDNMMSSIESDYGNWTSNFAKLLVDNNDPLSIEHYFKCLKSMNPEFVLPLAKAIFRSDERETLEKVTTPCTIVQVKNDLVVPNSVAYYMQKKIKGETTVEFVNADRHYPQLTAPLELIHVLSRVLGFEI; encoded by the exons ATGTCGATGCTACAAACGAGTCTTAAAGCAGCCATGAACGCAAGAGTAATTGGGTCGGGGAGTGAGACCATGATTCTTGCACATGGGTTCGGAGGAGACCAATCTCTCTGGGACAAAATCCTTCCTTACTTGACAAAACATTACCATGTTCTCCTTTTTGACTGGCTTTGTTCTGGAACTGTCAAAGATCCCAACCTCTATGATCCTTTGAAATACGCCTCCTTTGATGCCTTTGCTGATGACTTAATAGCCCTTATGGATGAACTCCACTTGACTTCCTCAGTCTTTGTTGGCCATTCTATGTCTGGTATGATCGGATGTATTGCTTCCATTAAAAGACCTCAACTTTTTAGCAGACTCATATTTGTCGGGTCTTCTCCTAG GTACATCACTACAGATGATTACGAAGGAGGATTTGATGGTGCAGCAATTGACAACATGATGTCAAGCATAGAATCAGATTACGGGAATTGGACATCAAATTTTGCTAAGCTTCTTGTGGACAATAATGATCCCCTCTCCATCGAACACTACTTTAAATGCCTGAAGAGTATGAACCCAGAATTTGTGCTCCCATTAGCCAAAGCAATATTTCGCAGCGATGAAAGGGAAACTCTGGAGAAGGTTACCACTCCATGCACCATTGTTCAGGTAAAAAATGACCTTGTGGTGCCAAATTCTGTTGCATACTACATGCAGAAGAAGATCAAAGGGGAAACAACTGTGGAATTTGTCAATGCTGATAGGCATTATCCTCAGTTGACTGCACCTCTTGAGTTGATTCATGTGCTGAGTCGAGTTTTAGGCTTTGAGATTTGA
- the LOC105769084 gene encoding VIN3-like protein 1 isoform X2: MSEVVKSGNKIIKKPDLRKVSSTANSQSSARKQNRKGENPIRVLPATEQSSDHGFSSSWICKNSACRAILSIDDTFCKRCSCCICHLFDDNKDPSLWLVCSSESGEGDYCGLSCHIECALQREKVGVVDLGQLMQLDGSYCCASCGKVSGILGSWKKQLMIAREARRLDVLCYRIYLSYRLLDKTSRFTELHEFVKDAKAKLETEVGPVNGVSAKMARGIVSRLSVAGDIQKLCSLAIEKANEWLVTMSNTNPKCQDSRPAACRFLFEEVTSSSVVIILIELSTASSDDIKGYKLWYFKSRDETHTKEPSSIFPRTQRRILISNLQPCTEYTFRIVSYTEAGDLGHSEAKCFTKSVEIIHKNPTSAAVMCQKNVNHLTEGSSKELTAVGSSGFKVRDLGKILRLALAQEQGCFEGFCSADIEKCCGAIKNIKPETREEDHMPSVSRGLDLNVVSVPDLNEELTPPFESSRDEDNGCTLELAVEADDDAASLEIEKNRLARSHGSGDSQTWTNGATGEVPAVDSHTELCRKRAANSNEETHDCDSTLINGSPFRITNDSGSLDENFEYCVKVIRSLECEGHINQEFRLKLLTWFSLRSTEQERRVVNTFIQTLIDDPSSLAGQLVDSFSDIISSKRPRNGFCSKLWH, encoded by the exons ATGTCTGAAGTTGTAAAGTCGGGTAACAAGATCATCAAAAAGCCTGACTTGAGAAAGGTTTCATCCACTGCCAACAGTCAGTCTTCTGCTAGGAAGCAAAACAGAAAGGGGGAGAACCCAATAAGGGTGCTCCCAGCTACTGAGCAGTCTTCAGACCATGGATTTTCTAGCTCATGGATATGTAAAAATTCTGCTTGCAGAGCTATTCTTTCCATAGATGACACATTTTGTAAGAGATGCTCCTGTTGTATCTGTCACTTATTTGATGACAACAAGGACCCAAGTCTTTGGTTGGTATGTTCCTCTGAATCTGGTGAGGGAGATTATTGTGGGTTGTCATGCCATATTGAATGTGCTCTTCAACGTGAGAAGGTGGGGGTTGTTGATCTTGGACAATTGATGCAACTAGATGGTAGCTATTGTTGTGCTTCTTGTGGTAAAGTTTCAGGTATACTCGG ATCTTGGAAGAAGCAGCTAATGATAGCTAGGGAAGCTCGCCGCCTGGATGTACTTTGTTATAGGATATACTTGAGTTACAGGCTCCTAGATAAGACTTCTCGCTTTACAGAACTGCATGAGTTTGTGAAAGATGCAAAGGCCAAACTAGAAACAGAAGTGGGCCCTGTAAATGGAGTTTCTGCTAAAATGGCTCGGGGAATAGTAAGCCGGCTTTCTGTTGCCGGTGACATACAGAAACTATGCTCACTTGCAATTGAAAAAGCAAATGAATGGCTGGTGACCATGTCTAATACTAACCCAAAGTGCCAAG ATTCACGTCCTGCTGCTTGCAGGTTTCTATTTGAAGAAGTGACATCGTCATCTGTTGTAATTATTCTAATTGAGCTGTCTACTGCATCATCTGATGATATTAAGGGCTATAAGCTCTGGTATTTCAAGAGTAGAGATGAGACACATACAAAAGAACCTAGTTCCATCTTTCCAAGAACTCAGAGAAGGATTTTGATATCTAATTTGCAGCCCTGTACTGAGTACACATTTCGAATTGTTTCTTACACTGAGGCGGGTGATTTGGGCCATTCTGAGGCTAAATGTTTCACCAAGAGTGTAGAGATAATTCACAAGAATCCTACTTCAGCAGCTGTGATGTGTCAGAAGAATGTGAATCACCTTACTGAAGGAAGTTCGAAGGAGCTCACAGCAGTTGGTTCTTCTGGATTTAAAGTTCGAGACCTTGGGAAAATCCTGCGTCTTGCTTTAGCTCAAGAGCAAGGCTGCTTTGAAGGATTTTGCAGTGCTGATATAGAAAAATGCTGTGgagcaataaaaaatattaagccTGAAACTCGAGAAGAGGATCATATGCCATCTGTTTCACGTGGACTTGACTTAAATGTTGTCTCAGTACCTGATCTAAATGAAGAACTAACTCCTCCATTTGAATCCTCGAGGGATGAAGATAATGGTTGCACTTTAGAGCTGGCTGTGGAGGCGGATGACGATGCTGCTTCGCTTGAAATAGAGAAGAACAGGCTAGCAAGATCACATGGTAGTGGAGATTCCCAGACCTGGACTAATGGGGCGACAGGGGAAGTGCCTGCTGTGGATTCTCATACCGAGTTGTGCAGGAAAAGAGCAGCAAACTCAAATGAAGAGACACATGACTGTGATAGTACTCTTATAAATGGCTCGCCATTCCGAATCACCAATGATTCAGGTTCCTTGGATGAGAATTTCGAGTACTGTGTTAAGGTAATCAGATCACTAGAATGCGAGGGTCATATCAACCAGGAATTCAGACTGAAATTACTAACATGGTTTAGCTTGAGGTCAACAGAGCAAGAACGCAGGGTGGTCAACACATTCATTCAAACACTGATCGATGATCCAAGTAGCTTGGCAGGGCAGTTAGTTGACTCATTTTCAGATATCATATCTAGCAAGAGGCCTCGAAATGGATTTTGTAGTAAGCTATGGCACTAA
- the LOC128041376 gene encoding strigolactone esterase D14-like: MSKLETSLQAAMNARIIGSGSETMVLAHGFGGDQSLWDKILPYLTKHYQVLLFDWLFSGAVKYPNLYDPLRYSSFDAFADDLIALMDELHLTSSVFVGHSMSGMIGCIASIKRPQLFSRLILIGASPRYINTDGYEGGLEGATIDNMITSIESGYENWTLSFVKLLVDNNDPLSVEHYLRCLKSMNPEFVVPLAKTVFCSDERETLEKVTTPCTIIQTTNDLVVPESVARYMQKKIKGETTVEIVKADRHLPQLTAHLELVHVLGRVLGFEI, from the exons ATGTCGAAGCTAGAAACGAGTCTTCAAGCAGCCATGAACGCAAGAATAATTGGGTCGGGGAGTGAGACCATGGTTCTTGCACATGGCTTCGGAGGAGACCAATCTCTCTGGGACAAAATCCTTCCTTACTTGACAAAACATTACCAGGTTCTCCTTTTTGACTGGCTCTTTTCTGGAGCTGTCAAATATCCCAACCTCTATGATCCTTTGAGATACTCTTCCTTTGATGCCTTTGCTGATGACTTAATAGCGCTTATGGATGAACTTCACTTGACATCCTCAGTCTTTGTCGGCCATTCCATGTCTGGTATGATCGGCTGCATTGCTTCCATTAAAAGACCTCAACTTTTTAGCAGGCTCATTCTTATCGGAGCTTCTCCTAG GTACATTAATACAGATGGTTACGAGGGTGGATTAGAGGGTGCAACAATTGACaacatgatcacaagcatagaATCAGGCTACGAGAATTGGACATTAAGTTTCGTTAAGCTTCTTGTTGACAATAATGATCCCCTCTCCGTCGAACACTATTTAAGATGCTTGAAGAGTATGAACCCAGAATTTGTGGTCCCATTAGCTAAAACAGTATTTTGTAGCGACGAAAGGGAAACTCTGGAGAAGGTTACGACACCATGCACCATAATTCAGACCACAAATGACCTTGTGGTGCCGGAGTCTGTTGCACGCTACATGCAGAAGAAGATCAAAGGGGAAACAACTGTGGAGATTGTCAAGGCTGATAGGCATCTTCCTCAGTTGACTGCACATCTTGAGTTGGTTCATGTGTTGGGTCGAGTTTTAGGCTTTGAAATTTGA